TGGGCCTTCTCAAGCAAGGGCTCTGAGGGGCCCGAGGAGCAGATTCTGAGAAAGGGTGTCATTTGGGAGTCTGGACAGTAGAAAGGCCCAGCCCACTCACCCTCTGGCTCAGCAGAGCCCAGCCTAGACCCTCctacctggggtgggggaggagagacaaTCTCCCCAACGCCAAAAATGATGAGAGTATCTCTTCCACCCTGGCTGTCCTCTCAAGTGGGTGCAGAGAGGACGGGAAAGTGTCCTTGGTGACGGTGTTGTCGGTGTCATCATGACTCCAGGACTCCTGACTAGGGCCGCTACcctcctgggctccagccccaccTTCAGCCAGTGCCTGCCAGGTCGGGGCAGGGAGGAGGCTCAGAGGGGCTGAAGGAAGCGTGATGGATGAGGCACTTAAGGAACGAGGAccccagagaggggagagagataaaaaagcaaattacagtttttaaaacattattattctcatttaaatAAGCAAACATGGTCActggaaaaattttcaaaaacctCAGCactcaaaaaggagaaaaagaaaattgcccTTAATCCTACCATGCAGAGATCATTATTAGGAGGTGTTtacttatggttttctttgcataTTATATCAGTCTTAATCCACAACCTCAAGTGGGTAAGAAATGTCCCGCTACTTTTCCATGAGTCGATTTCTGCAAGGATCCTGCCCCTGAAGTGGTAGAAATCTCAGTTCCGAGTCCCCACACCTACTTTCCTGGCCCTGAGCTAAATTCTGCGGACTGAAGGTGGGTGGTCCTCCCTGCACCAGCAACCACCACcgctgttctctctgcttctgaaaGGTCAGCCCTGCAAGTCCCTGCTACACAGACCCTCATTCCCATCCAAAAGACGTCCTCAGGCACGTCCTGCCACTCTCATGGCCTCCTTGGAGCACTGGCACAGAAGCCCTCCTCTGTCTCCCAACCGCTGTAGAGCCAAAGGAAGCTAGctgtgccccctcccctggcACTTCCACATATGCTAAGGTGAGCCTGCAGGAGTTATTCTACCACCTCGCACccggtggggctgggggagccatCCACACTCTGGGGGCTTCTGCCTCCCTAGGGCTCTACCCAAGAAAGCTATCTATTATCTCCCTCTGCACCCTGTTCCCCAAAACCCTCTGCGTTTCTGTTCTCTGTTCCAAGGCAGAGAGCCCCTGCGCTCCCTTCTCAGGGACCCACCAGCATCTAAGGTCACCTCGTCTTCCCACCAGCTCTcttctcctcacctccctcccggCCGTGCCCCCAAATCAGGGAGATCTCTTCTAAGGGCTACCACATAAGGTTGAGCAGTGTGTGCACTGCACAAATGTGGCCTGCTGTGGGGTAGGGCACAACCAGAGGCTAAAATCTGCCCTTGCCCTGGCAAGCAGAAAGGCACCTTCTCACAATTCACCCACAGGTGCCCTATGCGCCAGCCACGGCCCTGCCTTTTCTCATCATGTCTTGTTCCAAACTTTATACCAAGGCCTAGACTTTTGGTACTCAAAAACCAGTAATTTGACTCCTCTGTTAAATCTGTCATCCCTTCCCTGAGGCAGTTAATGTTGGGCAGTCTGACTGCCGTCTGCCTGCAAGCAAGGATCACAGGTGTTAGGGCACGCAGGAGGACGCCTTGGTCAGTGCTTGAGGAcatatctcacacacacacacacacacacatgtgcactcCCAGCTCCAAATGCTAGATTCAAATCTTCAGGGTTGAgacagaacctgcattttaaaagctcccaggtgattgtGAAGGAGTTTGGGGAGAACGGGTACCATAAGGGGAAACAGACCCAGTCTCTGGAGAACACTACCCCACGGCCCAGCAACCCTTGTGGGGCAGTGCAGGACCCTCCCTTACTTGCCCGGGCCGGTGAACTCAGGACCCCACTGGGCTGGATGGGGGACTGTCATTTCTCAAATGCCCTTAACACCCCCATGCATCTTCCTGTTTTCCCTCTTTGGTTGCAGTTGAGAAAATCCACTCAACACTGTATCTGGGGGAGTGTCATTTTAAAGGCTTTCTCAAAGAAGGGCCAGATGATTCCCAGTCATCCAGCCCACTTCTCCCATCCAGCAGAGAGAGCCTGCAGGCAGCCTCCTTAGGGAGTGGTGGGAAAAGCCCCTTCCCCAGCAGTACTGAGGTGCAGGGACCACGCATGACTCTCCAGAAGAAACCTTCTCAGATGGAGACCCCCTAACTTCTGACCTGGGAGCCTGAGTCCCAGGGGAGGAACAGGTCAAATTTCTTGTGCCTCAGCATCAAATGGCAATGCTAATGTAGTTTCTAATTTAGGTTTTAAAATGCCACTTAAAGGACAGCTTCAGTTCTCtcacttaaaacttttttttaaataatcacattTCCTCATGAATCAGGCCATGGGCgtatttgtccctccctccctgtgaAGAACTGACAGAGCAAAAAGGACATTCTCTCAGGTTTCTTCATGTGAAGCAGCACCTTCTTTAGCACCAATGTGCTGCTTCTTCAGTCAGGGGGCCTTTCTCTGGCCTGTCCCCACATCCATGGTCCCGTCTGCTCGTAGCCTCTGACCAGGATCCGGACCCTGTCACTCCCCGTGCTAGAATAACCAGCCAGGCTGAAAGGGGGAGCACAATGCGAGCCCACGTGCTGACGTCTGGACATTCCAACCTGTCTCAACGTCCTGTCAAACCCCTAGCAGAGGATGGAAGACTGAAACTAAATTGTTACTGCTTGCCTGCAGGGTTTGCTCCAGGATGACGTTCATTGTCTCCTTTacccttgtttatattttctcagtaACGACCAAATACTACTTTTACAACCAGAATAAAAATCAAGGGGAATGAGTTTCATTTTAGAAAGGTCAGTGGGAGCCACTGTAGGTCACTGACTCTGACAGTTACCTAAGGATAACAGGTTCCCTCTGGTAGAGGAACATGTTCAGGATGGATCCAGCTGGGTTTACGGTGAGGCAATGAAGCTTAAGCTTCAGGGCCGCCCCCCCCGCAGCTCACATTGACCTGTCGTGGGTTTATAAAATTTGCAAAAGCAACAGCTAAGACTATTGTTTTCCACTACGAATTCCCCCATCACACTTTTCCTCAGGTTGGGTGGCGCTGAAGGGAACGTGGAAACTTGGGCAATCCAGCTAAGAGGAGGCCAAGTTGGAGATACGTTTCCTCCAAGTGTTAGTGCATGTAACTAAGTGGTTTCCAGTTACTGTAGAGGTAAGGTACCGCCAGCCCTCCACTGGGGATCCCAGGAGAACTCCCACCACTTCAGCTCACAGGTATCAGGACACGAAGGTGCAGGGTCAGAGGGGGGACCAGATATGGAGTTGTCACCAAACACCGGGTACCAAGGAATGTGATGATGGAAGGGAACTATGGTTTGAATCGTATGGCCCCAGAAGCCAGTCTGGATTGTTTTCCTGTACTTTGGATCTTGGtcagctttttcatttattttgattctttctcattctaaataattatttactttaaaacctAATttgggggcttgcctggtggcgcagtggttgagagtccgcctgccagtgcaggggacgcgggttcgtgccccggcccgggaagatcccacatgccgcggagcggctgggcccgtgagccatggccgctgagcctgcgcatccggagcctgtgcaccgcaaaaggagaggccacaacagtgagaggcccgcgcacctcaaaaaaaacaaaaaaaaactaatattgtGCTGTATATTGAGATGCAGGAGCTGCAGGCTCCACAAAACCTGCATCTGCCCCTAAGGATGGACCACAGagcacagggcagggcagggggctcAGCACCCGGGCCGAAGCAGCCCCCGCGGCAATGCCGACGGCAATGACAGGACACACGTGAACTTTATACCACTGACCACAAAAACAAAGCACTGGCTTTGAGGGGGTCTGGCTGGGACCCAGGGCTCTCTGCCCTTAGCCCAGACTCAGAACCCAAGGGTGCAACTCTCACCCTTGGAAGACTCTGAATCTGAGGCACCCAGTCAAAGCCATCAGTAAATAGCTGGAGACTGTCGGGGGGCGAGGCCAGAGAGGaaaggttaccaggggctgggggcaaggaGGGGGGGCTTCTGAGGAGAGGTGAGTCTGGCTAGGATTTCAACCTCTGGCAGCTGTCCCTTCCTTCAGGCCTCAAGAGTCCCAGGTGAAAGGTCACCAGTCCCAGCAGGGGACAGATGATGCTACCCTTGACCACGCTCTGAGCCCAACTCCGCAAAGCTGCATACATCCTGCCTGACGGGGCTCTTCTGACAGCCCGCCCACTGGCCTGCATGAGACATTTTTAGCTTGCGGCGCTTCCTACCAAGTCCTTCCTACCCCTCTCCTCTTAGAGGTGTCAGACCCGCACTGTTACCTGGAGGCTCTCCCAGTGTACTCCAGCTCCCACACCTTTTATCCTCAACAGGCATTTCTACCAGTAAATCTCTTGCATGTGCTTCTCAGAGGATCCAAACTGACACAGGACCAAACTGGATTTTTCCTCTTGCCATCATCAGAATAATTAAAGCTGATTATGAGACATTAACTTTCGCATTGGGTGATTCGATGATGTTTAATGCCGTACCCACGTGCCATCTAAAATAATCTTGCATCCCACTTGATGTATGCGTACCAGACCTTAGGCAATTCAATCCAAAAAGAGCCAGCTCTTCCTGAGTGAGTTCCTTTGCCCTGGCCTCACCACCAAGTCCCAGACATCTGCATGAAGTAGTTCTCCAACATGCCACAGATGGGGTGGGTTGGGGGGCCTCTTAATTGACTGAACATACCCCCACCCTGCCTTGCTGCCGGTCACCACTTCTGGGCCCCAGGCATCCCCTCTGGCTCTCAGTGTCCCTCCAAGTGTAACCTCACAGGCCAGGTACCCCCTGCCTTGATACAGGGACCAGAGGGCCCCAGCCAGAAGGCCAGGTACCCCTGAGCCTGGCTACTAATCTCAAACAACAGTCCTGTTCCTACATCCCACTCTTGGCCAGAGCAGTGGCCTGTTCCTTAGTGTGCAATGACCCTACTCTGACTCCACCCAACACCCGGTCGGGCCCAGGCAGCAGCAGGAGTGCAGGTTCACCTTCATGCAAACCCCTGTCCTTCCCACAGGAGGCTAGGTGATGGCGCCCGGGGGTGGCAATATGTCTCAGCAGCCTGCAAGCCTTGTGTCATTGGAACCCACTTGGCTGGAAGCCACACAGCTAGAGGGACTCAGAAAGGCAGGCGAGGTCACATGTCACTGAAACCAAAGAGAAGGATGTTGAGGCACTAACCAGTGAGACTTTGTCCAAAAAATGCCCAGAGTCACCCCATCACCAGAGTCAGAGCCAGCACCCACAGCCTGCACATCCAGGTCCCAGGCAGCCCGTGAATCATGTCACTGACTCTCCATCTCACCCCCTGACCTTAAGAGACCCACAGGCCCGTGGGATCAGAGGACAGAGGTGGAGATGCCCTTTCTGGGATTGGAGACCTTTTGTGAGCTCTTTCCTTCCAGAACCGTCTCTCCCTCATACCCCATCCTTTCTCCAGTTTTCCTTGCTTCACAAACCAGACTGCAACCCCTCGAAAGCCCTGGCATGACCATTCTCCAAACCCACTGCTGTCTGCTTCCATTTGGAAAATCACTTCATTTCAGAGCCTGGGCTTGGCCTACTTGCTATTCAGTTCTTAAAATGGACATTCTAAAATGCAACCTTCAGTCACAAATCACTATGGTTGCCAAAGCCATCTGTAccaaacaaaaacgaaaacaaacaacaaaaaacacacacaaacccaaacaaaacaaaacaaaaacattgccAAGGGTGATGGTTAAAATAAAAGTCTGCAAGCAAGGGCATCACCAGCGTTCACAGAGGATGTGGAGACCACTCCACAGTGGTTGAATACTCACAGTACACAGGGAAACCAACACCAGCAGCAATGAACTCCAACCTCAGACAGCAACACTTCACCCTTGATCTTCACCCCAGCCTCTTGGTGATGCTGAGTGCTTTAATAATAATTCCCCTAGtgagcagaagaaataaaaatagctttaccAGGCACCAAGGGCCGGTGCAACAGTTTATGAAATCCTGGGGCTGTAATGCTTGCAGTCTCCCAAGTTTCCATTTAACAGCTAACAAATGGCCCCATCGCAGCAGGAAAGGCACCCTTGCCTCGCCTCGCTTGGTCTCTCCGCAGACAGGCCAGCAGGGAGGGAGCGTGTGTCACTCAGCGACCACGTAATGGGGAAGAGGTCCCGCAGGGATCCCAGCCCTGTGACCTCTGCCTGTCAAAGCCAACCTCCAAGCCCCTTTATAATCTTTCCCGAGACTTCAATGTATGGGTACACAAAGCTTCCTAATGGAAGGTCGCTCTGGCTTGTGTAAAGAGCTGTGTAAACTTCATCTCTGCATTTACTCAGCACCAACCTTGTTTAATTTCCTGCCTGGGGATGTTCAGGGAACGTGACCATCCTCTCTGAACATCTTTTGGAAAGGAAACAGTGCCCTCCCACTTTGGGACCAAAGGACCCCCTAAAAAGGGCAAGATACCTCCTCCAACTTTACCAACAGGAAAGGCAGTTTGACCACACTCTCTGTTAAGTTTCTCACTAGCAAAAGCAGCTTAAGACTGAGTAGATGAGTACAGACTGCCAAGTCTGAGGCTCCATGGCACCCTGACCCAGCCGTGTGACCTTGGCAGGTGACACCAGTTCTCGGGGTGGCAGCTTCCTCCTTGGGAAAATGGAGGTGCTAGCGTGTTTGTCTCACAGGTTGTTGTGAGCAGCAAGTGCTTGGCCTTCGGAAAGAGGTGTGAACCGTGGCTACTAGAACTGCTCTAAATTGGAGGTGGCCCACGGTAGTGGTTCAGTGCGGACTCTGGAACCCAATGcccaggttcaagtcccagttccTCCATTCACAGGCTGCAAGGCCTGCAAAATGCAAAATGATGATGAAAAGCAGCAGCTCTGAGGAAGGAATGCACATTGCCAGGGACCCCAGGTGCAGAGATTTCCCTGCCCCACCAGGAGCAATGGAGCTGCAGCAACCCTCCATCCACACCAAGCCCTCTGCAGACACCCCCTGCTCTTTGCCCACTTCCTGAATGATCACAGCACAATTTTGGAACCCAAAATCACTTACCATAAACCCTTACTTTATAGCCCAAAAGGCTGAGGCCTGGCCCAGATTCCACTTAGGACCTCCCAGCTGAGGCACCCAGCCTTCCTGCCACTGCCTGGTTGTCTTCCCTGACCTCATGAGCAGGGTGGAGAGGAAGCCAGGGGTCGGCAGGGCCACCATGACTCCccacacaaacatatggaggaaGTTCCAGGCCAAACCACAAACTAAGctacaaaccaaaaatattttgatgtttttcctcattttatatttttcagatggGCACAatctttaatgaaaaagaaaattttaattttgttgtaccttaaaaaaacaaacaaaaaacccaagacCCAGAGAGTTACTGACAGCAGGGGCTTCACCTGGATAAAATCCCCTCCATCCAATccacatgctgcctctccccttggcTGACAGTGTCCCTGAGGAAGCTTTTTCCGGTTTCACATAATGTCCCTGAGATCCTGCTGGCTGAGTAAAATGCTATCCCAAATAGCTCAGGCCTTCAGAGAAAGGGACTCTACTCCTTGCCTGAGCAGCCCACATCCACGGCTGCTGCATCACTGTTAACatggaggctgtcctgtgccGACATGGATAAACCTTGCCCCTCTCGGAGCCAGCTttcccatctggaaaatgagaagtTGGCCTAAGCAGCGGCCGGGCACAGGGGCTCAGGGCCCTATGCCCTTGGAGCACATTGGGCAGCGCCCCAGGACCAAGGTGGGCAGATGGGGTCATGCTAAGTCCTGCCAGGTCCCGCTCTCCAcctcacacccacacccacccccatGCTCAGGGAGGCTCCCCACAGGCCTTGTCCATGGAACTGCAGGAAAACACTGCAGGAGGGTCTCCGGAGCATTTCTTCACCTCACTTAGCAAGCAGTCAAACCCTCTGTAGGGTCAGGACAGGCCCACAATTCAGTGTTATACAAAGAGCTCGCAGAGGTGTTTctcctgggctgagctgggctttgTGGGAATGCGCTCTGGCCGAGGATGGCCTTGCACACCTTGCTTGCTCTTGTTAAGCCTGTGGGCAGGTGCGAGGTGCAGTGGGGAAGAGGCGAATAACGAACTCATCTTCCCACAGGTTCCTGCAGCCAGTGCTCACCAAGCTCTCCCATATCCTGTACCCCTTGATGGGAGAaggaggtgtgggggagggagacaaGGCTGTGACCTTGGCTGACCCTGTAGGGGTCTCAGAGCTGGGACTAGGGTGAGGACTGAGGTGCCCAGGGTGCAAAATGGAAGGAGGCACACTCCCTCCTGACTCTACACTTGCAGAACCTTGAGGGCGATTGCCTCCTTTAGCTTCGTGCCAGACCATGACAGTCCAGGGCAGTCAGTGCTTCTTGAACAGTGCAGGGGCTGCGGTGGCCAGGCCACTGGTTCCCATTCTAATCTGGGGGGCTTGGAAAACTTCGCAAAGGAAGTGAAGAGTGTGGACTCCTGGAAAGGAGATACCCCTTGGTTCTGCTGACTGCTCACCCCTGTCCTGGCCACCAAGCCTTTGCCAGGGCTGCCAAGGGCAGGTGGGCCATTGCCAGCATCACGTCTTCCTCTTGCCCTCTGTGCCTGAGCAGAACAGGCCAAGGGCGCTGATAAAGTGAGCTCATGGTGGGGAAGCACATGTGTCCTCAGCTAGAGAGGAGCCTGGGCCCACGGAACCAGCCCCAGCTTGTCTGGGAGCCCTCTGCCCTTACCCAgggcctccctgccctccccaaacTACAGTCTTGGGACTCGGAGCCAACCAGGCTGTGCCTGGAAGGAGAATGTCCACGAGAACAAACACAGGTATCCATGCCTATCTAAGCCTGGTCTCTGAACCGGTTGGCTGTCCTTATTGTCTCTTATTTTGCGTGTGTCTCTATTCTCAGGTCTGTAATCgtctctttgtctgtctgtctttccatGACCCTgtgtttttcctccctccctctctgtgtgtccttctgtCCGAGAGTGATGTGACGACAGgcgcggcgggggtgggggggggtgcatACCTGTCCTCTCTCGCTCTCATTGGTTCGCAGCCGCTCCCCGGGGACAGCCGCCGCCAGTCCCGCCCCCCTCCAACCtccaaccccccccccaccccccgccctggACCTGAGCGCGCGGGGCGCCTCAGAGCTCAGTCTCCAGCTCGAGACAGGAGCGCAGCAGCCGAAGCCAGCGGGGACAGGTTCTCCGCACACCCGGCATCTCAACAGGGACTCGAGGCTGCAGAATTGCTCTGAGACTCAGCGGCAGCAGCGAGGGAGGACGCGGAGGACTCCGAGGACTCCCTTTCTGCGCCCTAAGTGCACTCGGCTTCTGGCGGCGCCCAGCAGGGATCCCGAGCTGCGGTCACACTCACCACTCAGCTTTCGCCGCCGCTGTAGCCCAGGGGCGCCCCGGAGCCCGGAGCTCACCGGAGCTGGGGTCCGAGCTGAGAGGGCGGCCGTAAACCCGGGTCGCTGATTCGGGACCGCGGGTTGCGACGGCGAAAAACCCGAAAAGTCCGGGGTTCGCGGGCGCCGAGCCGTCCAGCTCCGAACCGTGGGGTCCACCACCCCACGGGGAGGGCAGCTGAGCGCGGCTGGCTACGGAGCGGCGGCGGCCCGGGGGCTCCGCGGTTCCGACGACCCCGCAGGCACCTGGCTCACGGTCAGTCACCCGTAGCGGGAAGAGCAGGGCACGCCATGGAAGCGCGGGGCGGCGCCGGGCGGCGCAAAGCGAAGTGAGGCGGTCGGGCCGGGGTCGGCGGCCCCGCGGGCCATGTACGGCGACGTGTTCAACGCCACGGGCGGCCCCGAAGCGGCGGTAGGCGGCGCGCTGGCCCTGGCAACCACGGTCAAGGCGGAGGGCGCTTTGCCGCTGGAGCTAGCTACCGCGCGCGGGATGCGGGACGGCGCGGCCGCCAAGCCCGACCTGCCTACCTACCTGCTGCTCTTCTTCCTGCTGCTGCTCTCCGTGGCGCTCGTCGTCCTCTTCATCGGCTGCCAGCTGCGCCACTCGGCCTTCGCCGCGCTGCCCCACGACCGCTCGCTGCGGGACGCCCGCGCGCCCTGGAAGATGCGGCCGGTGTAGCGGCGGAGCCAGCCACGCCGGCAGGCGCCCGGTGCCGGTCTCGCCACCAGCAGTCGGTGTGAGCCAGGCAGGGTGCATCTGACGCCCCTGGGAACACTGCGCCCTGACCCCAACACCCTTCCCGCCCTCGAGCAGCACCCTCGGCGTCAAGGGAGTAGGAGGCGTTAGGAGGCTGTAGAAGGTCCCGATCCTCGTGGCTGCAGGGAACTAAGGTTCTGCTTCCCTGGAGGACTCTGTCTTCCCTGGACAGCGGGCCCAGctgaaggggggggggggggggggcggggacggGCAGGGGATGCCTTCCTGCAAGACGGCGCTCCTGCCCGTACAAGGGAGCCTTTCTCGCCGCGCGCTGACTTCCCTACTTTGCATACCCAAGGGGCAGGCGCTGTGAGCGCGCAACTACCCGAGCGCGCAGCCAGCCCGGAGCTGCCTGTCCGGAGTCTCCGGCCCTGCAGCCGTCTTCTTACGGCTATTACCACCTCTCCCACTCTTTGCACCGAGAGTCCCACTAGGATCTGAGTGTGAACTCAGCCGGACTTGGGAATGATGGCTCTCGGAAGCTTCGtcccctggggaaggaggggacccGAGTTTCAATGGGTCCCGCCCGGGTCTGAGGACCCAGTTTCTCTGCCCGCACGCGCAAAGGGGAAGCCGGTCTAGAGGCGCAGGGTCCCACCTGCAGCACCCTGTGGTCAGGAAACAGTGTCCTCCATCTCCAGAGGCCGCATTTCTACAATAAAACCTCACCGAATTAGACCCAGTGCTGACGACGCTCTGGTCATTGGTTGCGCCACTTGGGAAAGGGGGATAAAGGGCAGGGCGATCCTGAGCTGAGGCTGAGACCCAAGCGCAGCGCGCCTCCCACCTCCCTGTGGCCCAGGTCAGTTTTAATGATGCTTGCTCCTCTCCAGCTCCACCTTTCCCCAGGGTCAGTCAGTTACTTGCTCTGGCAAGTGTCTTCCGAGTGGGTCTCAAAGAGGAATTGCTGCCTCagctgctgaaaaaaaaaaaaaaaaatccctcttatAGGGCTCCATGGAGACCTTCCCTGTGGGGTGGTTCCTCCCACCCGGCATCCACTCCGTCGCTCTCAgagcctctctgggcctgagcCCTTCCAGGAGCCTTTTCTGGACCAGAACCACCTGGTGAAGGAAGGGCCTGAGGGTCAGGCAACGGGGGCAGCTGCTCAGCACTTCTGCCCGAGGTAGACAGGGAGGCCAGCTCTGGAAAACACAGCAGGAAAGCAATGGATGAATAAGCCCCAGCTTGGAGGAGCAGATTTCAAAGAACCTGAGAGGGAATAGAAAGAATTGTGATAACCTTGACCATTTTCAAAGTTAATCTAATTCTAGGGAGAATTCTTTATGGTGGGTTTAAAAGTTTCAGGAGTCACCTGGCTCATTAGGACACCGGAGCTTAGAGAATGTTTGACTTAAAGGAGATTTGGTAGATTATCTAATCGAGTAGTTTTAAACCATTTAGGGGTCACTCCGATTTTGAGAATCTGAAGAATACTAAGGACGCCTGTCAGGCAAAATGCATACAGGCACACAGTGCTACAAACTTTTTGTGAGGGTTGACACTGAAACCCATCTAAGGACCCCAGCTGAGGCTGGGAAAAGACTTGCTACGGCTCCAGTCTCAGGCTAAGGGCTCCTCACCACCACTTCTCCTCAGCCAGTGCCCAAGATCCCCTCCTG
This genomic interval from Phocoena sinus isolate mPhoSin1 chromosome 3, mPhoSin1.pri, whole genome shotgun sequence contains the following:
- the SMIM32 gene encoding small integral membrane protein 32 produces the protein MYGDVFNATGGPEAAVGGALALATTVKAEGALPLELATARGMRDGAAAKPDLPTYLLLFFLLLLSVALVVLFIGCQLRHSAFAALPHDRSLRDARAPWKMRPV